One region of Candidatus Binatia bacterium genomic DNA includes:
- a CDS encoding PEP-CTERM sorting domain-containing protein, with protein MKSTIASRSAGTGRLREASGTRGHFGATAAVALLLLWSAPATAMPYLDFGVIAPTTGTISYATAGGALVGSGIDVDNIVGLSTPSNNGTTVTCVNCILSFTTGAFAGSPNPARWEFGPGGSLQIVGGVDFDNDGNLEIALGTTLLSGSFAGTTRVFGAGNVKVAAGGYQDVKESGLLSFFGLPTNVGYHGGFSLQFWATGTAPGTFASTQVRSGDFLNSPVPEPATMVLMGSGVLGAALLRWRGRRTAS; from the coding sequence ATGAAATCCACAATCGCCTCTCGGAGTGCGGGGACGGGACGGCTGCGCGAGGCATCCGGAACTCGCGGGCACTTTGGCGCTACTGCTGCCGTCGCCCTGCTGTTGCTGTGGTCCGCGCCCGCAACCGCCATGCCGTATCTCGATTTCGGCGTCATCGCTCCCACGACGGGCACCATTAGTTATGCGACCGCTGGTGGCGCACTCGTCGGCAGCGGCATCGACGTCGATAACATCGTTGGACTGAGTACTCCCAGTAACAACGGAACCACGGTCACCTGCGTCAACTGCATCCTGAGCTTCACCACCGGCGCCTTTGCCGGTTCGCCCAACCCGGCACGGTGGGAGTTTGGCCCCGGCGGCAGCTTGCAGATCGTGGGCGGTGTGGACTTCGACAATGACGGGAACCTCGAGATCGCCCTTGGAACCACCCTGCTGAGCGGGAGTTTCGCGGGTACCACCAGGGTGTTTGGAGCCGGCAACGTCAAGGTGGCCGCTGGCGGGTACCAGGACGTCAAGGAGTCGGGCCTGCTGTCGTTCTTCGGGCTCCCGACCAATGTCGGCTACCACGGTGGCTTCAGTTTACAGTTCTGGGCAACCGGCACTGCCCCGGGAACGTTTGCGAGCACCCAGGTTCGTTCCGGCGACTTCCTCAATAGTCCCGTTCCCGAGCCGGCAACGATGGTCCTCATGGGTAGCGGCGTGCTCGGCGCCGCGCTGCTGAGGTGGCGCGGCCGACGTACCGCCTCCTGA
- a CDS encoding ATP-binding cassette domain-containing protein, which yields MLTVSNLSKAFGGQVVLAGVNWFVPAGARVAMVGANGSGKSTFLRIIAGEMEPDGGNFSLPKGATVGYLPQEVYGLAGRTVLAEAMSAFEHVHAIAAACGRIEAALAETGADDPRHEVLMTEYAAAREAWDAHGSYDLESRAEAVLAGLGFTADDLQRDCSEFSGGWQMRIALAKLLLEKPRLLLLDEPTNHLDLEARDWLEGFLRAYPHTVLLVAHDRYFLDQTVTGITELSRGKLTDFTCDYSHYLVEREERIRQQTEAYRQQQEEIERIQGFINRFRYQASKAALVQSRIKQLEKLPRLEPPEGMRTLHFRFPQPPRSGRMVLELRGAAKAYGSVSVYAGIDLTIERGRKVAVVGPNGAGKSTLMRLLAGAEPLDQGERRVGSNVSLSYFAQDRGASMDPDKTVLDVVTAAAPLDFVPLVRAFLGAFLFSGDAVFKPTRVLSGGERSRLALATLLLHPTNCLLLDEPTNHLDLAAKEVLLEALLAYAGTLVFVAHDRYFLDRLPDEIVEVGHGTAVRYLGNYDEYLRAKEREAQAPLAPTALRSAGLPVTAALSRDSRTAAPTPPDREAEKRAAREAAKRTRELATIEAQIAATEEELSRVVEVINAQNFYMTHPNPQSIFSQYARLKTVIESLYEKLERLDRKQAEQGQPT from the coding sequence GTGTTGACCGTCAGTAATCTGAGCAAGGCCTTCGGCGGCCAGGTGGTGCTTGCCGGGGTCAATTGGTTCGTCCCCGCCGGGGCACGCGTGGCCATGGTGGGCGCGAATGGATCCGGTAAGTCCACCTTCCTCCGCATTATCGCCGGGGAGATGGAGCCCGACGGCGGGAACTTCAGCCTGCCGAAGGGCGCGACCGTAGGCTATCTGCCACAAGAGGTTTACGGCCTCGCGGGTCGGACGGTACTGGCGGAGGCGATGAGCGCATTCGAACACGTGCACGCCATCGCCGCGGCTTGCGGGCGCATCGAAGCCGCGCTGGCCGAGACCGGCGCCGACGACCCCCGCCACGAAGTCCTCATGACGGAGTACGCAGCCGCGCGCGAGGCGTGGGACGCACACGGCAGTTACGACCTGGAAAGCCGCGCGGAAGCGGTACTTGCCGGATTGGGCTTCACCGCCGACGACCTGCAACGCGACTGCAGCGAGTTCTCCGGCGGCTGGCAGATGCGTATTGCGCTCGCCAAGTTGTTGCTGGAGAAGCCCCGGCTTCTCCTGCTCGACGAACCCACGAACCATCTCGACCTCGAAGCACGCGATTGGCTCGAGGGGTTTCTGCGCGCGTACCCGCATACGGTCCTGCTGGTCGCGCACGACCGCTATTTCCTCGACCAGACGGTAACCGGCATTACCGAACTGTCGCGTGGTAAGCTGACCGACTTCACCTGCGACTACAGCCACTATCTCGTCGAGCGCGAAGAGCGGATACGTCAGCAGACGGAGGCGTATCGCCAACAGCAGGAAGAGATCGAACGCATCCAGGGCTTCATCAACCGGTTCCGGTACCAGGCATCGAAAGCCGCGCTCGTGCAGAGCCGCATCAAGCAGCTCGAGAAGCTCCCAAGGCTCGAGCCGCCGGAGGGTATGCGGACGCTGCACTTCCGCTTTCCGCAGCCACCGCGCAGCGGCCGGATGGTTCTCGAATTGCGAGGCGCGGCGAAGGCCTACGGGTCGGTGAGCGTCTACGCCGGCATCGACCTGACGATCGAGCGCGGTCGCAAGGTCGCCGTGGTCGGCCCGAACGGAGCCGGCAAGTCGACGCTGATGCGGTTGCTGGCTGGTGCAGAGCCGCTCGACCAGGGGGAACGGCGAGTCGGAAGCAACGTCTCCTTGAGCTATTTTGCCCAGGACCGCGGTGCCAGCATGGATCCGGACAAGACTGTGCTCGACGTTGTGACCGCGGCCGCGCCGCTGGACTTCGTCCCTCTCGTGCGAGCCTTTCTCGGCGCCTTCCTCTTCAGCGGCGATGCCGTGTTCAAACCCACGCGCGTGCTCAGCGGCGGCGAGCGCAGCCGATTGGCGCTGGCGACGTTACTGCTGCACCCGACCAACTGCCTGCTGCTCGACGAACCGACAAACCATCTCGACCTCGCCGCAAAGGAGGTGCTGCTAGAGGCGCTGCTGGCATATGCGGGGACGTTGGTATTCGTCGCCCACGACCGTTACTTCCTCGACCGCCTTCCCGACGAGATCGTCGAAGTCGGGCATGGCACGGCGGTGCGTTATCTGGGTAACTACGATGAATACCTGCGGGCCAAGGAACGCGAGGCGCAGGCACCGCTGGCGCCGACCGCACTGCGGTCGGCTGGACTGCCGGTGACGGCAGCGCTGTCGCGGGACTCGCGCACCGCAGCGCCCACGCCGCCCGATCGGGAGGCGGAGAAGCGGGCGGCCCGCGAAGCGGCGAAACGGACGCGCGAGCTGGCAACCATCGAGGCGCAGATCGCTGCCACGGAAGAGGAACTGAGCCGGGTCGTAGAGGTCATCAACGCGCAGAACTTCTACATGACGCACCCGAACCCCCAGTCGATTTTCAGCCAGTACGCCCGCCTCAAGACGGTTATCGAATCGCTCTACGAG
- a CDS encoding YHS domain-containing protein: MVGTFAIVDLAGFTALTEAHGDAAAAELARTFAATVRSVIPEGGRLVKTMGDAVLVVTPDPAGALDFVTALWDAMATGDAPCLRAGVHHGTAVEVDEDVFGAAVNLTARIAAQARADEALATAAVVGVAAARGIAVTALGPVTVRNALDPVEVFALAIRTGGVGGDVVDPVCRMRVERRNAAGHLRYVDRDYYFCSLECTARFAERPEAYAAGG, translated from the coding sequence ATGGTTGGGACGTTTGCCATCGTCGATCTGGCGGGTTTCACGGCCTTGACCGAAGCGCACGGCGACGCCGCCGCGGCGGAGTTGGCACGGACGTTTGCGGCGACCGTGCGAAGCGTGATTCCGGAGGGTGGTCGTCTGGTGAAGACCATGGGCGACGCCGTGCTGGTGGTTACGCCGGATCCGGCGGGTGCTTTGGATTTCGTGACGGCGCTGTGGGACGCGATGGCGACCGGGGACGCGCCCTGTCTGCGCGCGGGCGTGCATCACGGCACGGCCGTCGAGGTGGACGAAGACGTGTTCGGCGCGGCGGTGAACCTGACGGCACGGATCGCGGCGCAGGCCCGGGCCGACGAGGCACTGGCGACGGCGGCCGTTGTCGGAGTGGCAGCGGCGCGGGGTATTGCCGTGACCGCGCTTGGCCCCGTGACGGTGCGCAATGCCCTCGACCCGGTCGAGGTTTTTGCGCTGGCAATCCGGACCGGAGGTGTCGGTGGCGACGTGGTGGACCCGGTATGCCGGATGCGCGTCGAGCGCCGCAACGCGGCAGGGCACCTCAGGTACGTCGACCGGGACTACTACTTCTGCTCCCTCGAATGCACCGCCCGCTTCGCCGAGCGCCCGGAGGCATACGCCGCCGGCGGCTAG
- a CDS encoding class I SAM-dependent methyltransferase has protein sequence MDRQCQEKWDRASRTYEWMTWADAQRFGASKRRVFANLRGRCLMVAAGTGHDFAFFPPGLSLTAIDISSGMIAAARPRAAAYPGEIELRVMDVQALEFDDATFDSIATSCTFCSVPDPVRGLRELFRCLRPGGRLLMFEHVRSRFGPVAVMQDLMTVISRRLGPAMNRDTGANVLRAGFELEREENVYFDIVKAFYARRPA, from the coding sequence ATGGATAGGCAGTGCCAGGAGAAATGGGACCGCGCCAGTCGGACTTACGAGTGGATGACGTGGGCAGACGCACAGCGCTTTGGCGCCTCCAAGCGACGGGTATTCGCGAATCTGCGCGGCCGGTGCCTCATGGTGGCGGCGGGGACCGGTCACGACTTCGCGTTCTTCCCACCCGGCCTATCGCTGACGGCGATCGACATCAGCTCCGGCATGATCGCGGCGGCGCGCCCGCGCGCGGCGGCGTATCCGGGCGAGATCGAGCTTCGCGTGATGGACGTGCAGGCGTTGGAGTTCGACGACGCGACCTTCGACTCGATCGCAACCTCGTGCACGTTCTGCTCGGTGCCTGATCCCGTTCGCGGTCTGAGGGAGCTGTTTCGCTGCCTGCGACCCGGGGGCCGCCTGCTGATGTTCGAGCACGTGCGTAGCCGCTTCGGTCCGGTGGCGGTGATGCAGGATTTGATGACCGTGATATCGCGCCGGCTGGGGCCGGCGATGAACCGCGATACGGGAGCCAATGTCCTGAGGGCCGGCTTCGAGCTCGAGCGCGAGGAGAATGTGTACTTCGACATCGTGAAGGCGTTCTACGCCCGGCGGCCGGCGTGA
- a CDS encoding heavy metal translocating P-type ATPase, with protein sequence MQVDPAAPRGGAWEYRGVTYGFCNPKCREKFRANPEHYLTPRAAAETPPAPVGTTYTCPMHPEIHASGPGPCPDCGMALEPEEVGLPTRLEYVCPMHPEIVRPEPGACPICGMALEPRTVAVEEAGNPELRDMTRRFWASLAVTLPVFVLAMADMIPGQPVQHALGAATVLWVQFLLATPVVLWGGWPFFERGWTSLVTRRLNMFTLIAIGTGVAYAYSVLATLVPHAFPAGFRGHGGQVPVYFEAAAVIVTLVLFGQVLELRARQRTSGAIRALLGLAPKTARRIQDDGSEADVPLAAVKVDDRLRVRPGEKVPVDGSVVEGGTSIDESMVTGEPIPVEKTVGSRVTGGTVNGTGSFVMRAERVGQQTLLAQIVRMVTQAQRSRAPIQRSADVVAGYFVPAVLAVATITFLVWSILGPEPRLAYALVNAVAVLIIACPCALGLATPMSIMVGTGRGATAGVLIRNAEVIEILEKVDTVVVDKTGTLTAGKPAVQSIVAIDGWEEDALLAFAAGLERGSEHPLAGAVLAAAEARGVATTAPSDFRSVPGKGVAGRVGGRPVALGNDRLFADLGIDAGELAKAWRDLAGSGQTVVMVAVDGRPAGLLGVADPVKPSTPEALALLHREGIRVVMLTGDSSTSAAAIARSLGIDTFEAEVLPARKREIVVRLQGEGRVVAMAGDGVNDAPALAQAHVGIAMGTGTDVAIESAGITLVNGDLRGIARARRLSRATMRNIRQNLFFAFVYNTLGVPIAAGVLYPAAGLLLSPMLASAAMSFSSVSVVANALRLRRTEL encoded by the coding sequence ATGCAAGTCGATCCGGCGGCGCCCCGGGGCGGCGCGTGGGAATACCGTGGCGTCACTTACGGTTTCTGCAACCCGAAATGCCGCGAGAAGTTCCGTGCGAATCCGGAGCACTACCTGACCCCTCGTGCCGCGGCGGAAACGCCGCCGGCTCCCGTCGGTACCACCTACACGTGCCCGATGCACCCGGAGATCCACGCCTCCGGCCCGGGGCCGTGCCCGGACTGCGGAATGGCGCTCGAGCCCGAGGAAGTCGGCCTGCCAACGCGGCTCGAATACGTCTGTCCGATGCACCCCGAAATCGTCCGCCCCGAACCCGGCGCGTGCCCGATCTGCGGCATGGCGCTGGAGCCGCGCACGGTAGCCGTCGAGGAGGCGGGTAACCCCGAGTTGCGCGACATGACCCGGCGCTTCTGGGCGAGTCTCGCGGTCACCCTGCCGGTGTTCGTGCTCGCCATGGCGGACATGATCCCGGGCCAACCGGTGCAGCACGCCCTCGGCGCGGCCACGGTGCTGTGGGTGCAGTTCCTGCTGGCGACGCCCGTGGTGTTGTGGGGGGGCTGGCCGTTCTTCGAACGCGGCTGGACATCGCTGGTCACGCGGCGGCTCAACATGTTCACCCTGATCGCTATCGGCACCGGGGTTGCGTACGCGTACAGCGTTCTGGCCACGCTCGTTCCGCACGCATTCCCGGCGGGCTTCCGCGGCCACGGCGGTCAGGTGCCGGTGTACTTCGAGGCCGCCGCCGTAATTGTCACGCTCGTCCTCTTCGGTCAGGTCCTCGAACTGCGGGCCCGACAGCGGACCAGTGGCGCGATTCGGGCGCTGCTCGGTCTCGCCCCGAAGACCGCGCGGCGCATCCAGGATGACGGCAGCGAGGCGGACGTGCCGCTGGCGGCGGTAAAGGTCGATGACCGCCTGCGCGTGCGTCCGGGGGAGAAGGTCCCCGTGGACGGCAGCGTGGTCGAGGGCGGCACCTCGATCGACGAATCGATGGTGACCGGCGAGCCGATTCCGGTGGAGAAGACCGTCGGGAGCCGAGTCACGGGTGGAACGGTCAACGGGACGGGCAGCTTCGTCATGCGTGCGGAACGGGTTGGGCAACAGACGTTGCTGGCCCAGATAGTCCGCATGGTGACGCAGGCGCAGCGCAGCCGCGCCCCGATTCAGCGGTCCGCCGATGTGGTCGCGGGCTACTTTGTACCGGCGGTGCTGGCCGTCGCAACGATCACTTTTCTCGTGTGGAGCATCCTGGGTCCCGAACCGCGGCTCGCCTATGCGCTGGTGAATGCGGTTGCGGTGCTCATCATCGCTTGTCCGTGTGCGCTCGGGTTGGCCACGCCGATGTCGATCATGGTCGGTACCGGCCGTGGCGCGACGGCCGGCGTACTGATCAGGAATGCCGAGGTCATCGAAATCCTCGAGAAGGTCGACACCGTGGTCGTGGACAAGACCGGCACGCTGACGGCGGGGAAGCCGGCGGTACAGTCGATTGTGGCGATCGACGGTTGGGAGGAGGATGCGTTACTGGCCTTCGCGGCCGGCCTCGAACGCGGTAGCGAACACCCGTTGGCGGGGGCGGTTCTGGCGGCGGCGGAGGCACGGGGTGTTGCAACGACGGCACCGTCGGATTTCCGGTCGGTCCCCGGCAAGGGCGTTGCCGGCAGGGTCGGTGGTCGCCCCGTGGCATTGGGAAACGACCGGCTGTTCGCCGATCTCGGCATCGACGCGGGTGAACTGGCTAAAGCCTGGCGAGATCTGGCCGGCTCTGGCCAGACGGTCGTCATGGTTGCGGTCGATGGAAGACCGGCGGGGTTACTCGGTGTCGCCGATCCGGTGAAGCCATCGACTCCCGAGGCGCTGGCCCTCCTGCACCGCGAGGGCATCCGCGTGGTCATGTTGACCGGGGACAGTTCGACCAGCGCCGCGGCAATCGCAAGAAGCCTCGGCATCGACACGTTCGAGGCCGAGGTACTCCCGGCACGGAAGCGCGAGATCGTTGTCCGCCTGCAAGGCGAGGGGCGCGTTGTCGCCATGGCCGGAGATGGGGTGAATGACGCCCCTGCCCTGGCTCAGGCTCATGTTGGCATCGCCATGGGAACGGGCACCGACGTCGCTATTGAAAGTGCCGGCATAACGCTCGTTAACGGCGATCTGCGCGGCATCGCCCGGGCGCGGCGACTGAGTCGCGCCACCATGCGCAACATCCGGCAGAATCTGTTTTTTGCCTTCGTGTACAACACCCTGGGCGTACCGATTGCGGCCGGGGTGCTCTACCCGGCGGCTGGACTGTTACTGAGCCCGATGCTGGCGAGCGCGGCGATGAGTTTCAGCTCCGTGTCCGTGGTCGCCAACGCGCTGCGCCTGCGGCGGACGGAATTATAA
- a CDS encoding HAMP domain-containing histidine kinase translates to MTDEAIKVLLVEDDPAEAGRAREYLVDRCATPFGIVAVGTLAAARARLAEERFDAVVLDLDLPDSRGLDTLTQIRSVAGDVPIVILSALDSEETGVAAVRAGAQEYLVKEDVLRGVLARSVQQAIARRALQQELTQRTQQLEAANRLKDLFVDVMRHDLLDQVAAILGAADLLLAHEGDDESQDLLRTVVQRAERLAGIIRAATLYAKLQGPEELPKERLDLSALIRAAVAEVRQLVAEKQQRVTIRCAPESYAMVNPILQNALVQLLRNAVRYSPPGRRIDVSLGEADFGYRIAVTDWGDGIPSPERESLFSRLERPDRAAAKGTGLGVAIVKRVADLHGGRVGVAENPEGGSVFTIDLPRT, encoded by the coding sequence GTGACCGACGAGGCAATCAAAGTACTGCTCGTTGAGGACGATCCGGCAGAGGCCGGACGTGCAAGGGAATACCTCGTTGACCGGTGTGCAACCCCGTTCGGGATCGTCGCCGTGGGCACGCTCGCCGCTGCGAGAGCACGCTTGGCCGAGGAACGGTTCGATGCCGTAGTGCTCGACCTCGATCTCCCCGACAGTCGTGGCCTGGACACGCTGACCCAGATCCGTAGCGTCGCCGGCGATGTGCCCATCGTGATTCTATCTGCCCTCGACAGCGAGGAGACCGGCGTGGCCGCAGTGCGTGCCGGGGCGCAGGAATACCTTGTCAAAGAGGACGTGCTCCGTGGGGTTCTTGCTCGCAGTGTGCAACAGGCGATCGCCCGCCGGGCCCTCCAGCAGGAGCTGACCCAACGCACGCAGCAGCTTGAAGCGGCAAATCGGCTCAAGGATCTGTTCGTTGACGTCATGCGACACGACTTGCTGGATCAGGTGGCCGCGATCCTTGGCGCCGCGGATCTGCTCCTGGCACACGAAGGTGACGACGAAAGTCAGGATCTGCTGCGCACCGTAGTGCAGCGCGCCGAGCGCCTTGCCGGCATCATTCGTGCCGCCACTCTGTACGCCAAACTGCAAGGGCCGGAGGAATTGCCGAAGGAACGGCTCGACCTCAGCGCTTTGATTCGCGCCGCGGTCGCGGAAGTTCGTCAGTTGGTGGCCGAAAAGCAGCAACGGGTGACCATTCGCTGTGCTCCCGAGTCGTACGCGATGGTCAACCCGATCCTGCAAAATGCCCTGGTACAACTGCTGCGCAACGCCGTGCGTTACTCCCCTCCGGGACGGCGCATCGACGTTTCGCTCGGGGAAGCGGATTTCGGTTACCGCATCGCGGTGACGGACTGGGGCGACGGTATACCGTCGCCAGAGCGCGAGAGCCTTTTCTCCCGTCTCGAGCGGCCTGACAGGGCCGCCGCCAAGGGCACCGGACTCGGCGTTGCGATCGTGAAGCGCGTCGCCGATCTGCACGGCGGCAGAGTCGGCGTGGCCGAGAATCCGGAGGGCGGCAGCGTCTTCACGATCGACCTGCCGCGGACATGA
- a CDS encoding Rdx family protein codes for MKREFRVEAELIRGTGGVFDVHADGKLIFSKHEHGRFPNEGEVEALLHAAGY; via the coding sequence TTGAAGCGCGAGTTCCGGGTCGAGGCTGAACTCATACGGGGTACGGGAGGCGTGTTCGATGTGCACGCCGACGGTAAGCTGATCTTCTCGAAGCACGAGCACGGTCGCTTCCCGAACGAAGGCGAGGTCGAGGCTTTGCTGCACGCAGCCGGCTACTGA
- a CDS encoding GFA family protein — MSSSDAFARGGCHCGRVRFEVAARPEKVVVCNCSVCTKKAYLHWIVPRGVFRLLAGADDLVTYAFNTGAAKHLFCRVCGVAPYYVPRSDPDRIDVNVRCLDNVDAAALPVEEYDGRNWEAAYGRYRSSGGT, encoded by the coding sequence ATGAGTTCGTCCGATGCCTTCGCTCGGGGCGGCTGCCACTGCGGTCGGGTACGCTTCGAGGTTGCGGCGCGACCCGAGAAGGTCGTCGTATGCAACTGCTCGGTCTGCACCAAAAAGGCGTACCTGCACTGGATCGTACCCCGGGGCGTCTTCCGGCTCCTCGCGGGGGCTGACGACCTGGTGACGTACGCCTTCAACACGGGTGCCGCCAAGCACCTATTCTGCCGCGTCTGCGGCGTCGCTCCCTACTACGTGCCGCGCTCCGATCCCGATCGGATTGACGTCAACGTCAGATGTCTCGACAACGTCGATGCGGCGGCGTTGCCAGTGGAGGAGTACGACGGGCGAAACTGGGAGGCGGCCTATGGGCGCTACCGCTCGTCCGGCGGAACGTAA